Part of the Streptomyces sp. NBC_01460 genome, TTCGCCGTCCTTGAGCTCGGTGATGTCAACCTCGGGCTGGCCCAGAACGTTGAGCTCACCCTCGTTGACAGCCTCGGTGTAGAACTTCGGAAGGGCGTCGTTGACGGCCTCCTCCAGCACAGCACCACGGCCGAACCGCTGGTCGATGACGCGGTTGGGGATCTTGCCCTTACGGAAGCCCTTCACCGTGACCTGCTGGTTGATCTTCTTGTACGCCGCGTCGAGGCTGTCCTTGAGCTCCTCGAAGGGCACCTCGATGCTGAGCCGAACCCGAGTCGGGTTCAGGGTCTCCACGGCGCTCTTCACGGTTCGGTCTCCTTGGTGGCTGACTTCTTGGGGTTCTGCTGGGCCGCCGAGAGGCGGCTTCGCGGATCGAGCCCGGTACATCAGACACACGGGCACGCAATTTGCATAGTAACGGCAAGGGGGAGGACTCCCACAATGCGATCTTGCTGGTGGTCGGGGTGGCCGGATTCGAACCGACGACCTTCCGCTCCCAAAGCGGACGCGCTACCAAGCTGCGCCACACCCCGTCGGTGCGACACGTAGGGTACATGCAGACGAGCGCTGCGTCGGCCGCTTTGCACAGGCGGTCACCGGCGGGTGTCACGGGGGCACGCCGATACGGGTGTGCGCGCACCTTCCCGGACCCGCTACGATGCTGTCCGTACCGAGTTCCACCGGGCCTTTCCGGACCGGTGTCGCGGTGCTCGCGGGCGTAGCTCAATGGTAGAGCCCTAGTCTTCCAAACTAGCTACGCGGGTTCGATTCCCGTCGCCCGCTCCAACAGCTCAGGGCCAGGTCGGAGGATTGTTCCTCCACCTGGCCCTGCTGCTTTCCCACGGGTCACCCGGCTGCCGGGAGCGCGACGGCGGGCCGGGGCGCTCGTCCGACCCGGCCCGCCCCGCGCTCGCACGGCGCATGGCGGAGCACCGATCGGCGATCGGCCGCCGGCCGGGTCCCTGGCGTGCGGCCTCAGAAGCTGATCTGGTTGATCGTGTCGGCTATCGAGTTCATGAATCTGTTGATCGACGGCGCCATGCCCGTCGAAGCCAGGAAGAAGCCGAAGAGCACGGCGACGACCGCCGGCCCGCCCTTGAGGGAGCCGCCGCGGATGAACACCACCAGGACGATCCCCAGCAGAAGCACCACAGACAGTGAAATGGCCACGACTGATCACACCCTTGGTCGGTCCGCCTTGCCGGCCCGGTGGTGTGCGGCCCAGCACGCCACCGTCGCGACCATCGTGCCACCAACTGCCCTGTGAATGCTGCCGGGTGAAGAAGGGACATGGCCGGATCGCGCCATCCTCGCGCCCCCGTGCGCCCCTGTGCGATCCGGCGCGGGCAGCGCCCTGCGCGGCGCCCGGGACAAGCTGTGCGCCCGCTGTGCACAGGGGAGTTCGGATATCCGTCGGTGTGATCGTTTCCATATCCCCACACTTCATTCACAGGGATTTGCCAGGAGTTCGTGCGACGAAATTCACTCTCACCAACCACCCGCCGATATGCCCTATTTAAGCGGGATGAATCATCACCTAACGGTCGGTTGTCGGTGGTTTCACCGACGAATACCCGGGAAGACGCGATATCTCTTCAGAGTTTTACGCCTACCGATCGACGGGTCTAAGGTGCATGAGATGTCCCAAGCTCCGAGCGAAATTCAGAGGGCCCCGATCACCCCGGAGAGCCGGGAGTCGGAGCCGAGACACGAGCAGACCCTGACGGCCACGGGGGCCCCTTCCCGCACCGCTGGGACCGCTCCGGCCGGCACCGCCGCACCCGCACCGGCCAAGCGCCGTGACGCGTACTTCGACAATGTGAAGTACCTCGCGATCGTGCTCGTCGCCGTGGCGCACGCGTGGGAGCCGGTGATGGACGGCAGCCGCACGGCCCGAGCGCTGTACATGGTCGTGTACTCGTTCCACATGCCGGCGTTCATCCTTGTCTCCGGGTACTTCTCCCGGTCGTTCGACATGAGCCCCGCCAAGGTCAAGCGACTCGTCACCGGCGTCGCGGTGCCCTATGTGCTCTTCGAGACCGCGTACTCGCTCTTCAAGCGGTACGCCGGCGGTGAGGGTGACGCCCCCATCACCCTGCTCGACCCGCTGTTCCTCACCTGGTTCCTGATCGCCCTGTTCATCTGGCGCGTCACCACACCGATCTGGCAGTCGCTGCGGCATCCGCTGCCGGTCGCGCTCGCCATCGCGGCGCTCGCCTCGGTGACGCCGGGCATCGGTGACGACCTCGATCTGCAGCGCGTCTGCCAGCTGCTGCCCTTCTTCGTGCTCGGCCTGCTGATGAAGCCCGAGCACTTCCAGATGATCCGGCGGCGCGAGGTGCGCCTGGCCGCCGTCCCGGTGTTCGCCGGAACCCTGCTCTTCGCCTACTGGGCCGCACCGCGCATGCAGCTCGGCTGGTTCTACCGGAGCAACAGCGCCCAGGAGATGGACTTCCCCTGGTGGGCGGGGGTCGTGATGACCCTGGCGATGTTCGGATGCGCCCTGGTCCTCACGGTCGCCTTCCTCTCCTGGGTGCCGCGCCGGCACATGTGGTTCACCGCGCTGGGAGCGGGGACGATCTGCGGCTACCTGCTGCACGGCTTCCTCGTGCGGGGTGCCGACTACTACGACCTGGTCGACCGGTACGAGTGGCTGACGGGCCCCGTGGGACTGGTCGTCGTCTCCCTCGTCGCGGCGGCCGCCGTGACCCTCCTCTGCACTCCCCCGGTCCGGCGTGTGATGCGCTTCGCCACCGAACCGGACATGAATTGGGCGTTCCGCAGCAGGAGCCCCGCCAAGCGCTGACCGTGGCTGTCCGGATCGGCCCCCCTTGCCGGGGCCGATCCCGTCGGCGCGTCAGCCCGTCACGGGGTTGGCTGGATCCCGCCGGTCCGTGGGCCTCACGCCCCCGTCGAGTCCCAACAGGCCGCGCACCTGCGCATACTTCTCGGTCAGCCGGGTACGGGTGGCCGGCTCCAGGACCGCCAGCCGGTCCGGGTCCGCGTTGTGCGCGAGATCCGACTCCTTGATCAGCAGCGCGCCGGGCGTGGCGAGAATCCGCCCGGTGTACGTGAAGAGGTCCTCGCCGTCCCGCTTGGTGACGGCGAGGACCATTTCTTTGGTCCGCCGGGGCAGCGGGGCCTCGTCCAGCCACTGCCGGGACACCGCACCGTCCTCGACCGCGTCGTGCAGCCAGGCGGCGGCGATCTGCTCCTCGTCGCCGCCCCGGATCCGTACGCCTTCGGCCACCGCGGCCAGATGCTCGGCGTACGGGCGCCCCGCCTTGTCGGTCTGCCCGCGATGGGCCTCGCGGGCGATCGATTCCACCTGGGCCAGGGTCAGATGCGGGGTCGGCATGGGCCGACTGTACGCCCGGCACCGCGTCCCTCCGACGGGTCCACACGTGCACTCCGGATCGTTCGGTAAACTAATTACTGACGATTCCTTGACGCACTCTTGACCGAACGAGGAGACAGGCTCATCGGACACGCAGACACGCTCATCGCCATGGGGGGCGCCTTCCTCGCCGCCGCCGTGCTCGCCCGCGTCGGCGGGCGCATCGGGCTGCCGACCATTCCCCTGTTCATCCTGGCCGGGATCCTGCTCGGCCCGCACACACCCGGGGTCGTCCTCCTCGACGATCCTCACGACCTGGAGATGCTCTCCGCGCTCGGCCTGGTGCTGCTGCTCTTCTACCTCGGCCTCGAGTTCCACCTGGACGACCTGAAGAAGGGCGGGCGCAAGATGGCGCTCGCCGGCGGCACCTATCTCGCCCTGAACGTCGGCGCCGGTCTCGGCTTCGGCTTCGCACTGGGCTGGGGCACCTCGGAAGCGCTGGTGCTGGCCGGTGTGCTCGGCATCTCGTCCTCGGCCATCGTCACGAAGGTCCTGGTCGACCTCGGCCGGATCGGCGATCCGGAGACCCGGCCGATCCTCGGCATCATCGTCGTCGAGGACGTCTTCCTCGCCCTCTACCTCGCCGCGCTGCAGCCGATCCTGTCCGGCGCGGACAGCCTCGGGGCGGCGGTGCTGGACGGCGGCAAGGCCTTCGGCTTCCTGCTGCTGCTCGCCCTGATGGCCCGGTTCGGCACGAAGCTCGTCGGCAAGCTGATGAACACGAAGGACGACGAGCTCCTCGTCATCTCCTTCCTCGGTGTCGCCGTCTTCGTGGCCGGGGTCTCGGAGTGGTTCGGGGTGGCCGACGCGATCGGCGCGTTCATGGTCGGCCTGATGCTGGGCAGCACCACCTCGGGCGCCCGCATCCTGAAGCTGGTGCACCCGCTGCGGGACGCGTTCGGCGCGATCTTCTTCTTCGCCTTCGGACTCTCCATCAACCCGGGCGACCTGCCCAGCGTGCTGTGGCCGGTGCTGGCCGCCGTCGCGGTGACCGTGGCGATGAACGTCTTCGCCGGGTTGGCCACGGCCAGGATCTACGCCTTCGGCCCGAAGGCGACGGCGAACATCTCCACCACCCTGCTGGCACGGGGTGAGTTCGCGCTGATCCTCGCCACGATGGCGGCGGGCGCGGGCCTGGACGAACGGCTCTCGCCGTTCATCGCCGGGTACGTGCTCCTGCTCGCGGTCCTGTCACCGCTGGCGGCCGGCCGCTCGCACTGGCTCGCCCGGATCCTGCCCGGGGGGCGTACGCAGGACCAGGAGGCCGGGAAAGAGGCGGTCCCGGTCTGAGTGCCGACGACCCGGGTGCGGGGCCGCGTCCACGCACCCGGGGATGAGGCACCTGGGGATGAGGCACCTGGGGACGAAGCACCCACGGATGACTTCACGTTCGGGTGACGAGCAGCGGTTGCATTGACGCCCGCACGGTTTACGCCACTTCGTACGGTTCAGGCACGCCGGGACAGCAGCAGCAGCGCACGGTCGTCGTTGACGTCCTTCGCGCAGGCCTCGATCAGATGCCAGGCGGCGCCTTCGAAGCTCGTCGCGACGTAGCGGTCGGCCTCGCCGGTCAGCCGGTCGATGCCGTCGGCGATGTCCCGGTCGGACGCCTCCACCAGGCCGTCCGTGAAGAGCATCAGGACGTCCCCGGGCTCCAGCGATCCCTTCACCGCGTCGAACTCCGCCCCGTCGTACACCCCCAGCAGCGGGCCCTCGGCGGCCATCTCCTCCCACAGGCCGTTTCCGGCGTGCAGTTGCAGGGCGGGCGGATGGCCGGCCGAGAGGAGTTCGTAGTCGCCGGACTCCAGGTCGAGGACGAGGTGGATCGACGTGGCGAATCCCTCGTCCCAGTCCTGGCGCAGCAGATAGCCGTTGGCGGCCGGCAGGAAGCCGTGCGGCGGCAGGGAGCCCAGGAGGCCGCCGAAGGCGCCGGACAGCAGGAGGGCCCGGGAGCCCGCGTCCATGCCCTTGCCGGAGACGTCGGTGAGCACCACTTCCAGGGTGCGTCCGCCGTTGGTGCGGGCGGCGACGACGAAGTCCCCGGAGAAGGACTGGCCTCCCGCCGGGCGGAGCGCCATCTCGCGGTGCCAGCCCTCGGGCAGCCGCGGCAGGGCGCTCTGGACCCGGATCCGCTCGCGCAGGTCGAAGAGCATCGTGCCGCCGCGCCGCCACGGCACCCCGACCCTGGCCCGGAACTGGGCCAGGACCAGCCCGAAGAAGCCGCAGGCCGCGACGACCAGGACGGTGCCCGGTGTGACCCGGGCGGGCCCGTCGGCGTAGGGGCCGAGGGCTACGGACTCCACGATCAGGGCGGCGGCCGCGGTCGCGTAGAGACTCAGCAGGCTGGCCGGCCGCAGCAGCAGACCGCCGGCGACGATCGGCAGGGCGAGGGCGGTCGGGGAACACCAGACGGGGTTGAGCAGGGTGACGCAGGTGATCACCGGAATGACGATCAGCAGACCGGCCAGGGCTATCCAGTCGGAACCGTCACCCCGGAAGTAGTCGACGCCGGACCTGCGCAGCGCGATGCGCGCCCGGTGCATCGATCTTCGCCACCGGGCGGGGTAGGTCTCTGCTCCTCTGCGACGGGCCATTGTTGGGGACCTTATCCATCCGACGGCCTCCGGTGCAGGGGGACCCGGTGACAATGTGTTCGAAACGGGTTCGCCAGGGCCTCGCGGCCCTGGTAAGCAGGGCTCATGACTACGGAACTGCGGGTGCTGTCGGCGGCGGAATGGGATGCCTGGTTCGGCTGTCTCGAGTTGGCGTTCGGTGGCGTTCCGTTCGCGCCCGAGAGCCGCGCGATGTACGCCGCCCTGGCCGAGCCGGAGCGCGCGATCGCCCACTGGGACGGCGCCGACTGCGTGGGGACGGCCGGGGCGTACAGCTTCCGGCTGACCTTGCCCGGCGGGGCCGCGGTGCCGGCCGCGGGAGTCACGGGGGTGAGCGTCTCCACGACCCATCGCAGGCAGGGGCTGCTGACGTCGATGATGCGGCGCCAGCTGGACGACGTCCGCTCCTGGGGCGAGCCGCTCGCGGTGCTGCTGGCCTCGGAGCCCGAGATCTACGGGCGGTTCGGCTACGGCGCCGCCACGGCCGAGATGAGCCTGAGGATCGACACCTCCCGGGTCCGCCTCGCGCTGCCCCCGGGCACGGACGGGGTGCGGGTGCGCCGGTCGTCCCCGGAGCAGGCGCTCGACGCCTGCGAGGCGGTGTACGGGCGGCTCGCGGCGGCCCGGCCCGGCACGCCCCTGCGCCGGCCCGGCTGGGAGCGGATGCCGGTGAACGACCCGGAGAGCAGGCGGCACGGCGGCTCCCCGCTGCAGTGCGTCCTCGCGGAGCGGGACGGCGAGGTGACGGGATACGTCACCTACCACCTCAGGCCCGCCTGGGACGATGCCGGACCGAAGGGCACGGTGGCGGTGCGGGACCTGGCGGCGCTGGATCCCGCGTCGTACGCGGCGCTGTGGCGCTTCCTCTTCGGGATCGATCTGACCTCGGCCGTCGAGTGTCACAACCGGCCGGCGGACGACGCCGTGCTCCGGCTGGTCTCCGACGTCCGGCGCTGCGAGGTGCGGCTGCGGGACGGGATGTACGTGCGGCTGGTCGAGGTGGGCGCGGCGCTGGAGGCGCGGGGCTACCGGGCTCCGGTGGACGTGGTGCTGGACGTGGAGGACGCCTTCTGCCCGTGGAACGAGGGGCGTTGGCGGCTGACCGCCGACGCGAAGGGTGCGGCCACGTGCCGGCGGACGGACGACGAGGCCGAACTGGCCCTGTCGGTGTCCTCGTTGGGATCCGCCTACCTCGGCGGGGTGTCGCTGACGGCGCTGGCCTCGGCGGGGCTGGTGCGGGAGCTGCGGGCGGGCGCGCTGTCCGAGGCCTCCCTGGCGTTCTCCACGGACGTGCAGCCGTGGTGCCCGCACGGGTTCTGACCCCGGGTGGTCCCCGGCCCGCCTACCGGCCCGGTACGGACGGCTGGCAGGCCGGGCACCAGAAGAGGTTGCGGGCCGCCAGGTCCGCCGTACGGATCTCGGTGCCGCAGATGTGGCACGCCTGCCTGGCCCGCCGGTAGACGTACACCTCGCCGCCGTGGTCGTCGACGCGCGGGGGCCGGCCCATCGCCCCGGGCAGGTGCTCGGGGCGGACCGTGTCGATGCGGTTGTTCCGCACCCCCTCGCGCATGAGCGCGCCGAGGTCGCTCCAGATCGCGTCCCACTCGCCCCGCGAGAGGTCCTTGCCCGGGCGGTACGGGTCGATCCCGTGCCGGAAGAGGACCTCCGCGCGGTAGACGTTGCCGACGCCCGCGACGACCTTCTGGTCCATCAGCAGGGCGGCGACGGTGACGCGGCTGCGGGAGATCCGCTGCCAGGCGCGCTCGCCGTCCTCGTCGCCGCGCAGCGGATCCGGACCGAGGCGGTCGTGTATCGCGCGCTTCTCGGGGCCGGTGATCAGGGCGCAGGTCGTGGGGCCGCGCAGGTCGGCGTGGTGGGCTGCGTTGAGCAGCCGCATCCGGACCGTGTCGGTGGGCGGCGGCGCGGGAACCGTCCCGAAGCCGAGCTTGCCGAAGAGGCCCAGGTGGATGTGGACCCAGACCTCGCCCTCGAAGCCCAGGAAGAGGTGTTTGCCGTGGGCGTCGACGCCGGTGAGGGTCCGGCCGTCCAGCAGGGCCGCGCTGTCGGAGAACTTCCCCTGGGGGCTGCTCACCCGCACCGGTCCGCCCGCGAACCGCTCGTGGTGGTCCGCGGCAAGGCGGTGGATCGTATGCCCCTCGGGCACGGCGGGTCTCCTGGTAACGCGCTCGTGCCGCCGGGAGTGGTCCCGGCGGCACGAGGGAGGCGGATGCGGGGCGGTTCAGCCCTGCTGCGGGTGGTGGGCCGGGATCGGGGGGAGCTCGCCGGTGTTCTCGTACGCCGTGAGCATGTCGATGCGCCGGGTGTGGCGCTCCTCACCCGAGTACGGGGTGTCGAGGAAGATCTCGACGAACCGGGTGGACTCCTCCACCGTGTGCATCCGGCCGCCGATGGCCACGACGTTGGCGTCGTTGTGCTCCCGGCCGAGCGCGGCGGTCTGCTCGCTCCAGGCGAGCGCGGCGCGGACGCCCTTGACCTTGTTCGCGGCGATCTGCTCGCCGTTGCCCGAGCCGCCGATGACGATGCCGAGGCTGCCCTTGTCCGCGGCCGTCCGTTCGGCGGCGCGGAGGCAGAACGGCGGATAGTCGTCCTGGGCGTCGTAGATGTGGGGACCGCAGTCGACGGCCTCGTGGCCGTGGGCGGTGAGCCACTCGACGAGGTGGTTCTTCAGTTCGAGGCCGGCATGGTCGGAGCCGAGGTACACGCGCATGGAGCGAAGTGTGGCACGGGCGGGGCGGGGTAACCGTCAGCGGGGTCGGGACCGGCCGGGCTTTTCCCGGGCCGCCGGGTCCGGGCGCGCGGTCTGTGCGCAATCCCACTCGGGCAACGATCCGGTCAAGGAACCGGAAGAGGGGGTTCCGCATCCAGCCCCGGCCGG contains:
- a CDS encoding acyltransferase family protein; the encoded protein is MSQAPSEIQRAPITPESRESEPRHEQTLTATGAPSRTAGTAPAGTAAPAPAKRRDAYFDNVKYLAIVLVAVAHAWEPVMDGSRTARALYMVVYSFHMPAFILVSGYFSRSFDMSPAKVKRLVTGVAVPYVLFETAYSLFKRYAGGEGDAPITLLDPLFLTWFLIALFIWRVTTPIWQSLRHPLPVALAIAALASVTPGIGDDLDLQRVCQLLPFFVLGLLMKPEHFQMIRRREVRLAAVPVFAGTLLFAYWAAPRMQLGWFYRSNSAQEMDFPWWAGVVMTLAMFGCALVLTVAFLSWVPRRHMWFTALGAGTICGYLLHGFLVRGADYYDLVDRYEWLTGPVGLVVVSLVAAAAVTLLCTPPVRRVMRFATEPDMNWAFRSRSPAKR
- a CDS encoding HD domain-containing protein, with the translated sequence MPTPHLTLAQVESIAREAHRGQTDKAGRPYAEHLAAVAEGVRIRGGDEEQIAAAWLHDAVEDGAVSRQWLDEAPLPRRTKEMVLAVTKRDGEDLFTYTGRILATPGALLIKESDLAHNADPDRLAVLEPATRTRLTEKYAQVRGLLGLDGGVRPTDRRDPANPVTG
- a CDS encoding cation:proton antiporter → MGGAFLAAAVLARVGGRIGLPTIPLFILAGILLGPHTPGVVLLDDPHDLEMLSALGLVLLLFYLGLEFHLDDLKKGGRKMALAGGTYLALNVGAGLGFGFALGWGTSEALVLAGVLGISSSAIVTKVLVDLGRIGDPETRPILGIIVVEDVFLALYLAALQPILSGADSLGAAVLDGGKAFGFLLLLALMARFGTKLVGKLMNTKDDELLVISFLGVAVFVAGVSEWFGVADAIGAFMVGLMLGSTTSGARILKLVHPLRDAFGAIFFFAFGLSINPGDLPSVLWPVLAAVAVTVAMNVFAGLATARIYAFGPKATANISTTLLARGEFALILATMAAGAGLDERLSPFIAGYVLLLAVLSPLAAGRSHWLARILPGGRTQDQEAGKEAVPV
- a CDS encoding PP2C family protein-serine/threonine phosphatase gives rise to the protein MARRRGAETYPARWRRSMHRARIALRRSGVDYFRGDGSDWIALAGLLIVIPVITCVTLLNPVWCSPTALALPIVAGGLLLRPASLLSLYATAAAALIVESVALGPYADGPARVTPGTVLVVAACGFFGLVLAQFRARVGVPWRRGGTMLFDLRERIRVQSALPRLPEGWHREMALRPAGGQSFSGDFVVAARTNGGRTLEVVLTDVSGKGMDAGSRALLLSGAFGGLLGSLPPHGFLPAANGYLLRQDWDEGFATSIHLVLDLESGDYELLSAGHPPALQLHAGNGLWEEMAAEGPLLGVYDGAEFDAVKGSLEPGDVLMLFTDGLVEASDRDIADGIDRLTGEADRYVATSFEGAAWHLIEACAKDVNDDRALLLLSRRA
- a CDS encoding GNAT family N-acetyltransferase, yielding MTTELRVLSAAEWDAWFGCLELAFGGVPFAPESRAMYAALAEPERAIAHWDGADCVGTAGAYSFRLTLPGGAAVPAAGVTGVSVSTTHRRQGLLTSMMRRQLDDVRSWGEPLAVLLASEPEIYGRFGYGAATAEMSLRIDTSRVRLALPPGTDGVRVRRSSPEQALDACEAVYGRLAAARPGTPLRRPGWERMPVNDPESRRHGGSPLQCVLAERDGEVTGYVTYHLRPAWDDAGPKGTVAVRDLAALDPASYAALWRFLFGIDLTSAVECHNRPADDAVLRLVSDVRRCEVRLRDGMYVRLVEVGAALEARGYRAPVDVVLDVEDAFCPWNEGRWRLTADAKGAATCRRTDDEAELALSVSSLGSAYLGGVSLTALASAGLVRELRAGALSEASLAFSTDVQPWCPHGF
- a CDS encoding Fpg/Nei family DNA glycosylase; protein product: MPEGHTIHRLAADHHERFAGGPVRVSSPQGKFSDSAALLDGRTLTGVDAHGKHLFLGFEGEVWVHIHLGLFGKLGFGTVPAPPPTDTVRMRLLNAAHHADLRGPTTCALITGPEKRAIHDRLGPDPLRGDEDGERAWQRISRSRVTVAALLMDQKVVAGVGNVYRAEVLFRHGIDPYRPGKDLSRGEWDAIWSDLGALMREGVRNNRIDTVRPEHLPGAMGRPPRVDDHGGEVYVYRRARQACHICGTEIRTADLAARNLFWCPACQPSVPGR
- a CDS encoding ribose-5-phosphate isomerase: MRVYLGSDHAGLELKNHLVEWLTAHGHEAVDCGPHIYDAQDDYPPFCLRAAERTAADKGSLGIVIGGSGNGEQIAANKVKGVRAALAWSEQTAALGREHNDANVVAIGGRMHTVEESTRFVEIFLDTPYSGEERHTRRIDMLTAYENTGELPPIPAHHPQQG